The genomic segment TTGATCATCATAAACTTGAAGTTTTAGTTTTTTACCTATATATTCTGGTGGTACAGAATATTGGTTTGATTTATATGAAATCATACTTTGGCGATTTACTTTAACATTTGTGGTGATTATTTTGTGGTGATTTCTTATCTGTACTTTAGGCAGTTCTGATAAGAAATCTTTTTCTTTTTCTAAATGCAATATGGGTATTTTACCAGTTGATGTATGGCATGTACTATTAATTCTATTGTTTAAATCCGAAACAAGCTTATGCAGACCTTCATAATCTAAGGTTCCATTATAGGCCCTTATTTCGTCTAATAGTTTCATAGGAGCCTCAACTTTTGCTTTTGTATTCGGTCTTCCTGCTATGCAGGGACGGACCTTAAATCCATAGTCATCTGCAAATTGTTGAAATTTATTGTTTACTTTTCCCTTAGAATAAGTAGTTCGAGGGTTATCCATAACTGTTTTCATGTTATCTGTTAGTAATTCTTTTGGCACACCTCCAAAAGTTTCGAATGACTCATCTAAAAAAGATAGTAGTATATCTTGCGTTTTATCAATCGATAATTTATATACTCTAAACCTTGAGTATGAAAGGATTACCACAAAAATATTTATATTAATAATTTCACCTGTAGTCAAAACAAATTCTATATTTTCTTTCCAATCCAATTGTGCTTGTTGCCCTTTCTCCGTTTCATATCGCATAGGCGAAGCATTTGATATATGTCCTTTTTTCCTATTATTAAAGTACTCATTAAATTCTGAGTGATTAGAAATGTATCTTCTAAACGAAGATTGTGCGCAATCTAGTCCATGATTATCTTTTAGATATTGCCATAAAATACGTTTATAATAAAATACTTGAATTGAATCTTTGCTAAGAAGCTCTTTTATAATAGGCTCAAAAGCTTCTATTTTAGATTTGCATTTTCTAGTGGTAGGTTTGACATATCCATTTATATATTTGCCTACGGTTCGAGGATCAACTCCAAGTTCTCTAGCTATTTGGCTTTTATTTACTTTCAAATTGTTTACCTCCATAAGTGGCTTTAATTTATGAAGATCTTCTACCTTATTTATTTTAATTTCTGAATAAATGTTTGTTTGTATAATCATAATTACCCCCAATAAATATTGGGTAATTATAATTTATAAAAACTAATTTGTACATTCTTAAATGATCATTTCCTTACATTCTTATCTTATCATTTATATTACAGGATGGATTTACATAGGTGGGTACTGGACTGTATTCATATTACTAGGTGAATGGTGGCATAAAAAGAAAAACTATAGTAATCTAATTGGATACATATATCCGTTTTTGGCTGCAATTCTTTCTCTAGCCTGTTTAGTTTCACCTATATCCAACTTTTTTAATTATATGGGACCATTTTTCTCCAGAGCTTCTAATATGCAATGGGTAAT from the Clostridium beijerinckii genome contains:
- the istA gene encoding IS21 family transposase, which produces MIIQTNIYSEIKINKVEDLHKLKPLMEVNNLKVNKSQIARELGVDPRTVGKYINGYVKPTTRKCKSKIEAFEPIIKELLSKDSIQVFYYKRILWQYLKDNHGLDCAQSSFRRYISNHSEFNEYFNNRKKGHISNASPMRYETEKGQQAQLDWKENIEFVLTTGEIININIFVVILSYSRFRVYKLSIDKTQDILLSFLDESFETFGGVPKELLTDNMKTVMDNPRTTYSKGKVNNKFQQFADDYGFKVRPCIAGRPNTKAKVEAPMKLLDEIRAYNGTLDYEGLHKLVSDLNNRINSTCHTSTGKIPILHLEKEKDFLSELPKVQIRNHHKIITTNVKVNRQSMISYKSNQYSVPPEYIGKKLKLQVYDDQLHVYYSTKLVTIHRIKNQKLNYHADHYAEISGLTFNKNSYEMIEVARNNLKMIGEIYQNE